TGTGTTTCTTCACACACTTGGATCTTTAATAGGAAATAACATTCCCTGTGTCTCTGCGCTTACTCTCCCTCTCAGGCCGTAAGCTCTGCCCAGAAGCACTACAACAACGAGCACATCTACCCCTACATGTACCTGGCTGGTTTCCACTACAGACACAAGGAAGTGCGGGAGGCTCTGAGGGCCTGGGCCAAGGCAGCTCAGGTCATGCAGGAGTGAGTTCACGCTGCTTTTACTCACTTTGAGGGACAGGGAGGCGATGAGTGGAATCAGTTTCTCCATGCGCACGAGTCAGCAGGCTAACCTCGCATATTTATAACACATGAGGTCATATTCTCAAACTGGGGTAAATGGTACATAATATTCcaaaaaacatgcaacatgcaGTGacctgagaaataaaaataaaacagtaatacTAATATTGTGAATGTTACACTGACACCAGTTCATCCCTCGTCATGGCATGAGCAGAAAAGGCAGTTTGCAGTGGACTGACACATTTCATATAGTCTAACATTATTACAGGCTTAGCTTGACTTAAGTCTTAACCAGTTTAGTTTGCCAGTGGTAAAAAGGAACACAAGGAgatttatgttttgtctgtttcaacATTATGCGGAACATTCTAAGCTTGGTGGTGTTAACATCAGGGCTTTTACAAGGGAAACACTTTAGTGAGTTGTTCATATTTCACCTTGAGGACACAAGGTGGCAGTAAATACAAGACTATACTTCCTGACTTCTGTTCCATCTGTATCAAAAATGTTAGTTACAACCATCTTAGGTCAGAAATTTCCACATTaatgtgaatatgtttttttgtttttttaatttggttttttGGTAACATGTCCACCACAGAGAAGCCCAGCTCCAGTTAATGTGACAGGGTGTGGTGGTCGAGCTAGTGGGTGTccagctcctcatcctctctctctctctctctctctctctctctctctctctctctctctctctctctctctctctctctctctctctttctctcctcttaaAACACTGTTCATGAGCTGCAGCTAAAAATACCAGCAGTGACCCACCAGAACACGCATTCCCTCCTCATCTCTCGGCTTCCTTTTCCTGCTTGCCCTATTGTTCTTCAATTTCAGCCTTTCCCTCTGCACAATCTAAAGAAGGATAtctggatgtgtgtgcgtgtgcgtgttcaTAACAGTGGATTCTTTGTAGATCTTGCGGCAAAGTTCACCATCACGTACAGACCTATGTACTGTTACTACTTCAGTATGCCTGCTCTGAATCTGAACCTCATGTGTTAGGAGTTCTTTAATAATGGCTAAATGAACAATCATccagtaaatataaaataaacttgGCCTCTTAAAACCATATTTCTGGCATATTTGATCTGCGTGCTGTTATTAAAAGTCCTTCTCCTCTTTATTGCCTCTGCAGGTATAACTATTTCCGAGAGGACGAGGAGATCTATAAAGAGTTCTTTGACGTTGCAAATGATGTCGTCCCCACTCTGCTGAAAGAGACCCCTTCTGCAGACAGTCccggggagggaggagaggggggagaaggAGCCGACAAGGTGAGTTTCCCCAGCCAGTGCAGTTCTGTAACACAGCAGGTGAAACGATATTACACATACTATGCATATAAGTGCATTAGAGtttatttacagcagcatgATCTCCTTGTCTGTTTGTCAAAGGAAAGAAACcctaaacaaaaaaataattcccagctggtattaacatgtgatCTGTATCTGCACCCTTCATATTGGATAATCTCCTCAGTTTGCACCTGCAGCTGTTATACTCTAAGGTCAGATTTACCCCTCACTGGAGTAAACAACACGTAGAGATTAGTCAGTACCCGTTGATGCAGAGTATCTGCCAGGTGGGACTGATGTGTGGCTGACTAGACCACATGGAAACAGCAGTGTAACAGTAAAGGAGAACGCTTATGTTAAAGAGGTTTAATAATATTTCACACACCAGAACATATACAATGTTACATGTTAGCACATAACCAAGGTTGCACATTAATACCCCAAACTGTGAAACATTAGATGATTTATCAGTGAGTCCATCAGCACAAAATTTACTGGCAACTATTGGTAATTGAGTGATTTTTGTAATCGATAATTTTGTTCTGCTTCCAGCTTCCTAACTGTGACATGATTATAAACTAAGTGTCGCTGGGTCTTGGACTGTTGGTTGTACAGatcaagacattttaaattcatcacTTTGGGGTGTGGGAAATTACAACGTCATGTTTTGACTTTTAACagacaaagtgagaaaatatAATCAAAAGAATTGTTAATGCAAATGAGAGGGTTTTGCAGCCCAACAATATTGTCAggcctaaataaataaataaaaaacctgaatATGTTGCAGTATATATTAGAGCCTGTGATGATATAGTGACTTTAAATAACAAAGCAAGTCCGACCTCCTCGGAACTTGACATTGTCCTGACAACCAGCACTTTGCAGCACAACCAGCACTAAGCAGCTGGTTTGTCTCAGTTCACTCTGCTGCATTCACAGCTCTTAGCTGGAAAATCCAGAGTTGTTAACTATAAGCAACCGCATCAGAACCATGAATAGTTATTAACATGATATGAGAAGAAACGCTGATACCTGCAGGTAAATTTGGTTATAATGTAAATATGGTTATTCTAATGCtagaatagaaaagaaacactCAAAATAGGTTTACATTTCTGCTTCTCTTAAGTTTTCTCACGTTGCTGTAAAGTCTCGTCCCAGTCAGCATCCTGTAGAGTCATGATTCATTTCCATGTGAACTGGTTGATCAGTGGTTGGGCTGTTGACAGCTTTGGATTTCTTAGCTCAAACCTGAACCTGCTCTGAAGTACGTTCGAGGTGCAGTGTTTACAGTTAAGTGAACCACTGTAGTAACCTGAAGTCACCTCGATAACCACAGACGTTGCGTCGTCGTACAGCTCCCAGATGTGCAGTCCATTCAGTGTGCATGCACTATAAACTATTAAACCTTTTCTGTAATCAGATGCAGATAACACAACACCAAGGACTCCCAATACACAATTATCAGTCAATACAGATACAATGCAAAGCTTTGTATCAATGCTCCTCATTTCATTTGCTTCTCTTTCCTTTGCACTCTGTGTCTCTAAACGACCTTTGCATTTCCAGGAGCTCCCCAAACAAGCTGCAGCCTTCTCGGCACTCCAGGACCCAGAATGCTTTGCTCACCTGCTGCGTTTTTATGATGGTATCTGCAAATGGGAGGAGGGCAGTCCCACGCCGGTCCTTCATGTGGGCTGGGCCACCTACTTGGTTCAGTCCCTGAGCCGCTTTGATGCTCAGGTGAGGAACCCAGATTAGTTCTGTGTTTGAAGATCAAAATAATTCGAGTCAAAGCTGATGGTGCTCAAATACACGATGATGCTTTGTGGCTGAAAATAGGTTTGTGCTCTCCTTCCAAAGGTGCGTCAGAAGGTGTCCATCATCACCAAAGAGCCAGAGTCCCAGGACGATGATGACCAGTCCAGTGATGACCCCCGGGAGGGCCGCCGGAGAGGCCCCAGGAGGGAGTCCAGgctggaggagcagaactcTTCTTCCCCTCCTGCTGCTCCCACCTCCCCATCCACCCAGCTTCCAGGAGCATCTCAGCCCAGGAAGGTTGGTGAGGGAGGCGGCCGTCGCCGCTCCTCGCTGAGTCAGAGGAGTGGAGACGCCGAAGGAAAACCCAAGTCCCCAGATTCTGCATCCTCCCCGTTGTCCCAGCAGCAGGCGTCCCCCTCCCCGGCCGGTCCTGTTGTCGTCTTTCAGAGCGAGAAGATGAAGGGGATGAAGGAGCTGCTGCGCGCAGCCAAGGTGAACTCCAGCGCCATCAAGCTACAGCTCACCGCCCAGTCACAGGTCCagatgaaaagacagaagagcACCCCCACCGGGGATTACTCCATGTCCTTCATGAAGCGGCAGCGCAAATCGCTCTAGACATGCTGATTGTTGTAGAGATTCTGTACGACATACTGTGAACAGCCGCACGGACGCCCGACTAACCTCGCTCTCGTTTGTGAAActtttttgctgtgttttcatccGGAGGTCGTTTTCAGTGAACACCCTCATAGTTCCCAGGAATATATTTGACATGCACAGATGTTCTGCAGTTAAATGTCACACATCAGGTTTGAACTGAAGGAATGaacttttcactgtttttatttaaaaagaaatcctcCCTTTTTCGGGGAACTACCTGGTTGATCATTTGTAACCTTCACTcattagttttgtgttttaattggcAGCCAATTGTACACTGACTATTAACTTCTCATTGACTTATACATGGGTGTTTGAAGCCAAAGTAACGACGAGGACCAGAATTCAACGTACAGATGTGTAAATATCAACTTGTACCATTAGGAACCTGTTCATAACTGAAGCCTTGGAAGTAATTAATTTAGGATAGTTACTGTGTAACATTGTCCACTTCTGCTCTATCGACAGCTTCTTTCTTGCTAGCTCTTTGTTGCCTTACTttgctttt
The genomic region above belongs to Hippoglossus hippoglossus isolate fHipHip1 chromosome 18, fHipHip1.pri, whole genome shotgun sequence and contains:
- the men1 gene encoding menin, which encodes MGLHSGQKKHFPLRGIDGVVQLFDAELRKPEPDLALLSLVLGFVEHFLAVNRVIPINVPGVRFEPLEPDCPNSCFPTVELGMISALYERFTAQIRGAVDLSQYRRTASGSSRELVKKVSDVIWNSLSRSYFKDRAHIQSLFSLITGTKLDSSGVAFAVVAACQVLGLKDVHLGLSEDHAWVIFSKGGEETAEVTWHGKGNEDRRGQTVTAGVNEKSWLYLKGSYMKCDRNMEVAFMVCAINPSLDLHTDSSELLQLQQKLLWLLYDRGDLDRYPMAMGTLADLEDQDPIPGKENPLKIHLKAVSSAQKHYNNEHIYPYMYLAGFHYRHKEVREALRAWAKAAQVMQEYNYFREDEEIYKEFFDVANDVVPTLLKETPSADSPGEGGEGGEGADKELPKQAAAFSALQDPECFAHLLRFYDGICKWEEGSPTPVLHVGWATYLVQSLSRFDAQVRQKVSIITKEPESQDDDDQSSDDPREGRRRGPRRESRLEEQNSSSPPAAPTSPSTQLPGASQPRKVGEGGGRRRSSLSQRSGDAEGKPKSPDSASSPLSQQQASPSPAGPVVVFQSEKMKGMKELLRAAKVNSSAIKLQLTAQSQVQMKRQKSTPTGDYSMSFMKRQRKSL